A stretch of the Neodiprion lecontei isolate iyNeoLeco1 chromosome 4, iyNeoLeco1.1, whole genome shotgun sequence genome encodes the following:
- the LOC107220324 gene encoding RNA polymerase II subunit A C-terminal domain phosphatase SSU72, translating to MPAQNTISIAVICSSNMNRSMEAHAFLSKKGFNVKSFGTGDKVKLPGNAPDRPNIYDFGTSYEEIYNDLLTKDKQYYTQNGLLHMLDRNRRIKPRPERFQLSKDKFDILVTCEERVYDQVIECMEARSHEDNQPVHLINIDIQDNHEEATVGSFLICELVTVLSNSDDLDNDIDELLHDFEAKCARPILHTVLFY from the exons ATGCCGGCACAAAATACGATAAGCATCGCAGTCATATGTTCGAGTAATATGAACAGAAGTATGGAAGCTCATGCATTTTTGAG CAAAAAGGGATTTAATGTAAAGTCTTTTGGCACTGGGGATAAGGTAAAGTTGCCAGGAAATGCTCCTGATCGTCCAAACATTTATGATTTTGGCACATCGTACGAAGAAATTTACAACGACTTGCTGACCAAAGATAAACAATA TTATACGCAAAATGGGTTACTTCACATGCTGGATAGAAATCGTCGGATAAAACCGAGACCTGAACGGTTTCAACTTTCCAAGGACAAATTTGATATTCTAGTTACATGCGAAGAGCGTGTTTATGATCAAGTCATCGAATGCATGGAAGCGAGAAGCCATGAAGATAATCAGCCCGTCCATCTTATCAACATTGATATTCAGGATAATCATGAGGAGGCCACGGTCGGCTCGTTCCTCATTTGCGAACTAGTCACAGTg TTATCCAACAGCGACGACCTGGACAACGACATAGATGAACTGCTTCATGATTTCGAAGCAAAATGTGCACGGCCCATATTACACACTGTGCTGTTCTACtga
- the LOC107220345 gene encoding gametocyte-specific factor 1 homolog, giving the protein MPTSHPLTGGPDPESLLTCPYNASHRLARKRMQFHLTKCRKAYPLSKKQTCPFNATHLVNEQEFLFHLETCSNRGIVDNFTYITQDENHAIQSLPEPDLPDSEENWDNDNCGTYDAAVNVAEAPIIHTLIGATPSERKKFRVQERQRFRALDESISVVKVEPKAAKEKEFPDDQPLRQPTTLPKSLSSQSSAGGDAAGSSGGQSSTALHPEPQPGPSYQDDGFVLYQPKGRGKRRH; this is encoded by the exons aTGCCAACATCTCATCCCTTGACTGGAGGACCGGACCCTGAAAGTCTTTTGACATGTCCGTATAATGCATCTCATAGACTGGCTCGCAAACGTATGCAATTCCATTTGACAAAATGTCGCAAAGCTTATCCCTTATCTAAAAAGCAGACATGCCCCTTCAATGCAACACACCTGGTGAACGAACAAGAATTCCTGTTTCACTTGGAAACATGCTCGAACAGGGGAATTGTTGACAATTTCACGTACATCACACAAGATGAGAATCATGCAATACAATCTTTGCCAGAGCCGGATCTTCCTGACAGTGAAGAGAATTGGGATAAT GATAACTGTGGGACATATGACGCTGCTGTCAATGTGGCAGAAGCACCGATAATACATACTTTGATTGGTGCTACCCCAAGTGAACGCAAAAAATTTAGAGTACAAGAACGACAAAGATTCCGAGCTCTGGATGAAAGTATTTCAGTTGTCAAGGTTGAACCAAAG GCTGCCAAAGAAAAAGAGTTTCCTGATGATCAGCCCCTGAGACAGCCAACTACTCTGCCAAAGTCTCTCAGCTCTCAGTCATCTGCAGGGGGTGATGCAGCCGGTAGTTCAGGTGGTCAGAGCAGCACTGCTTTACATCCTGAGCCTCAACCAGGACCATCTTACCAAGATGATGGTTTTGTACTGTACCAACCAAAGGGGCGTGGCAAGCGTAGACATTAA
- the LOC107220322 gene encoding DNA polymerase epsilon subunit 4, giving the protein MSEMEVHGFMSENELNESAVSEIAEHSQDSQEEIDGVSHGDEEQKEKLLKLPLSRVKAIVKLDPDVNLITQEAVFLITKSAELFIDSLAKESYKYTAQNKKKTVQKRDVEIAIENVDGLVFLEGALE; this is encoded by the exons atgtctgaAATGGAAGTGCATGGTTTCATGagtgaaaatgaattgaatgaAAGTGCAGTCAGCGAGATAGCTGAACATTCTCAGGATTCCCAAGAAGAAATTGACGGTGTTTCTCATGGTGACGAggaacagaaagaaaaattgttaaaactCCCACTGAGTAGAGTTAAAGCAATAGTGAAACTGGATCCGGATGTAAACTTAATCACTCAAGAGGCTGTATTTCTGATAACAAAATCAGCG GAACTTTTCATTGACTCCCTAGCGAAAGAGTCCTACAAGTATACAGCacagaacaagaagaagactGTGCAAAAACGAGATGTCGAAATCGCCATTGAAAATGTCGACGGATTGGTGTTTCTAGAAGGAGCATTAGAGTGA
- the LOC107220330 gene encoding dnaJ homolog dnj-5, with product MAEQEQHAPGCKRMSLDKIIESMTADLENSAGQYVQFGVTPPSQTTVQPPHGWGDYTPGQARHYLTNQPPLSAQPGRQPMNPIPSPIYMPEIPPYDPPSPDPMYFPPQPINHLGLNENNNLVGTIDVGGGNYINVIYRNPTQIMAEQRQLNTLTSYNSHNADREYGLFGDQRQMPISPNLTPQSSNGKQLIDNLVGNWVPNQSGTYSPFGGSPNVTPVPQSTPEIRETEELPRNLQDIHHKKPRMVAEVRPMRPSYSDVLTKSAPTPPPPLTPPATKPKIETTVKKNSIKSAKNKTKPAVLKRQNSSGSEDHNSPKIQVPKKVLEKNNSNLPRRWVSLDNLGSQTESHELNTFDRSENIEKKKSSKIFKKGDKNETLNNTKIQNGSSKCAPNTQKRPIQINNNLTTINISSQTVSLDKIEKNQQANNKSAKDDKKITKEKSIKRSQAEKTQQIKKGYRNRKRESRESPVKDLCRNLNKHVFRWSKIGLKIFYWLFHLISDVVSMSANLVAQLGKCAWFYMLIYLKYSWVYVAGTFSKVKFLNAMGKRLDSWIGWSRFAFWDKLKSKKKEEQEENTNWIPGGLEANIALPSTGEEAMKRLLACKGKDPYSILGVTPTCFDDDIKKYYKRQAFLVHPDKNNQPGAEEAFKILVHAFDIIGEPERRQAFDQTRQVEAAWGELSDLLSQLHRKMEQAANTIRCTNCGHRHKRIPTHRPCYAARFCAQCKIRHSAKEGDIWAESRIMGFLWNYYACMEGAVYDVTEWAACQAGNLKHLRANTHSVQYRIVLGQRPPPQTINGGKKRQQVDPNTSEADFEDFLNNLYNHSKSGSASATGDPKSDNRRRKTKRKK from the exons ATGGCGGAACAAGAGCAGCATGCGCCAGGCTGCAAGCGAATGTCTTtggataaaataattgaatctaTGACGGCAGATTTGGAAAATTCTGCAGGACAATATGTCCAGTTTGGCGTAACTCCTCCTTCGCAAACTACTGTACAACCACCACACGGTTGGGGTGATTACACACCTGGACAAGCTCGACACTATTTGACTAACCAGCCTCCGCTGTCTGCGCAACCTGGTAGGCAGCCAATGAATCCTATTCCATCGCCAATCTACATGCCAGAGATACCTCCGTATGATCCACCGTCGCCTGACCCCATGTATTTTCCACCACAACCGATTAATCATTTGGGTTTgaatgagaataataatttggtCGGAACGATTGACGTCGGTGGTGGGAATTACATTAATGTGATTTATAGAAACCCCACGCAAATAATGGCTGAACAACGTCAATTGAATACCTTGACGTCTTACAATTCTCATAATGCGGATCGCGAATATGGCCTGTTTGGTGACCAACGACAAATGCCGATATCTCCTAACTTGACTCCGCAAAGCTCTAACGGGAAACAATTGATCGATAACTTGGTTGGAAATTGGGTGCCAAATCAATCTGGTACTTACAGTCCTTTTGGCGGCTCGCCAAATGTTACACCAGTACCGCAAAGCACGCCAGAGATTAGAGAAACTGAAGAATTACCTAGAAACTTACAGGATATTCATCACAAAAAGCCGAGAATGGTGGCAGAGGTAAGGCCAATGCGACCCTCCTATTCTGATGTTTTGACCAAATCTGCACCAACTCCTCCACCCCCGTTGACTCCGCCAGCTACTAAGccaaaaattgaaactacTGTGAAAAAGAATTCGATTAAAAGTGCAAAGAACAAAACCAAGCCAGCTGTGTTAAAGAGACAAAATTCCTCGGGTAGCGAAGACCATAACTCACCTAAAATCCAAGTTCCCAAAAAAGTTTTAGAgaagaataattcaaatttaccTAGACGCTGGGTGTCACTAGATAATCTGGGTTCACAAACAGAATCTCACGAATTGAACACGTTTGACAGATCTGAAAATatcgagaaaaagaaaagttccAAGATCTTTAAGAAAGGTGATAAAAATGAGACAttgaataatacaaaaatacagAACGGTAGCTCAAAATGTGCTCCGAATACTCAAAAGCGTCcgatacaaataaataataatttgacaacaataaatatttcaagtcaAACTGTTTCGCTCgataaaatagagaaaaatcaACAAGCTAATAACAAATCTGCAAAAGATGACAAGAAAATTACTAAGGAAAAATCCATCAAAAGATCCCAAGCAGAGAAAACTCAGCAGATCAAAAAAGGGTACAGAAATAGGAAGAGAGAAAGCAGAGAATCACCGGTCAAAGATTTGTGCAGGAACTTGAATAAGCACGTTTTTCGATGGAGCAAAattggattgaaaattttttactggcTATTTCATTTAATCTCCGATGTTGTCAGCATGAGCGCAAACCTAGTTGCCCAATT ggGAAAGTGTGCTTGGTTTTACATGCTTATATATCTGAAATACTCGTGGGTCTATGTAGCTGGCACATTCTCAAAAGTAAAGTTTTTAAATGCAATGGGAAAACGATTAGACAGCTGGATTGGATGGAGTAGATTTGCGTTTTGGGACAAATTAAAATCCAAAAAGAAAGAGGAGCAAGAAGAGAACACTAATTGGATTCCTGGTGGGTTAGAAGCAAACATTGCATTGCCTAGTACTGGCGAAGAAGCTATGAAGAGATTACTGGCTTGCAAAGGGAAAGACCCGTACAGTATATTAGGTGTCACACCAACCTGCTTTGATGAtgacattaaaaaatattacaagagACAAGCTTTTCTAGTTCATCCTGATAAAAATAACCAGCCAGGGGCAGAGGAAGCATTTAAAATTTTAGTTCATGCTTTCGACATCATTGGTGAACCG gAACGTAGACAGGCGTTTGATCAAACTAGACAAGTTGAAGCAGCCTGGGGTGAGCTGAGCGATCTGCTATCTCAGTTGCATAGAAAAATGGAACAGGCAGCAAACACAATAAGATGTACAAACTGTGGTCATAGGCATAAACGCATTCCAACACATCGGCCATGTTATGCTGCTCGATTCTGTGCTCAGTGCAAAATACGGCATAGTGCAAAGGAG GGAGATATTTGGGCAGAGTCTCGGATAATGGGTTTTTTATGGAATTACTATGCCTGTATGGAAGGTGCGGTATATGATGTTACGGAGTGGGCTGCTTGTCAGGCTGGAAACTTGAAACATCTGAGAGCCAATACACATAGCGTTCAGTACAGAATTGTTTTAGGGCAAAGACCTCCGCCGCAAACAATTAATGGAGGTAAAAAGCGTCAGCAAGTGGATCCTAACACAAG CGAGGCAGATTTCGAAGATTTtctgaataatttatacaatcACAGCAAATCAGGGAGTGCATCGGCAACCGGAGATCCAAAAAGTGATAATCGTCGACGTAAAACTAAACGCAAGAAGTGA
- the LOC107220332 gene encoding uncharacterized protein LOC107220332 isoform X2 gives MEQVQWSTPNKSDINRHVSPIESPRSLRTPVKQYESKHKQTAYQNSTGGFTVLPNHITPPSGITKFIAKNPFEANLTNRLHLSVISPTVFTQVSSPGQDSPNFMWSVEELALIKPARIEESPVQQFHCSDPEIEIKAQAAIDKFFRENKIFPSPWDSKRKDLKKIEISTPTRPQEDLNSTRDSHKAKKDSWTQTLLSLPPDLPKDLEEALKPYFTFTQEQQQVENDEANLSNSSLRRKLFFNHDDNLEDDQYSLMSLSPVQSHGLMKLGVTCSPTQSGMLLEGLPLKRSSRKLERDHGTPIASASNLSPPSISPIGNNNSNISCQSIRSRVSRSVARLDFTTDMSIEASVTEEKKTDKDDEHNDSMFSYRSTLGTSMLCTKLSSSTEDIDKFVEPQKLKNQTKPNETIEMILLGDETTQVEYEDRITEDSSLTHRQQKETVNRLKLAADWCKLHSNESYAYQNNTFAGISGQQSTFNFAQDTGYQTQSMNSSSMHENANASPIKSNIRWDERILTHDDEMHMSDWKRNIQNIYSSTPSKNQSRDN, from the exons ATGGAGCAAGTGCAATGGTCAACGCCAAATAAAAGTGATATAAATCGACACGTGTCGCCAATAGAAAGTCCCCGTAGTCTGAGGACTCCTGTAAAACAATATGAGTCTAAACATAAACAAACTGCATATCAGAATAGCACTGGTGGTTTTACTGTTTTGCCAAATCACATTACTCCACCGTCTGGGATCACAAAGTTCATAGCAAAGAACCCGTTCGAAGCAAACCTCACTAATAGGCTACATTTATCTGTGATTAGTCCCACCGTGTTTACTCAG GTTTCTAGTCCGGGACAAGACTCGCCCAATTTCATGTGGAGCGTTGAAGAACTGGCTCTTATTAAACCAGCTCGGATAGAAGAATCTCCTGTTCAACAATTCCATTGTTCAGATCCTGAGATTGAGATTAAAGCGCAGGCTGctattgataaattttttcgtgaaaacaaaatattccCAAGTCCATGGGATTCCAAGCGGAAAGACttgaaaaagattgaaatttcgaCACCCACAAGGCCTCAAGAAGACTTGAACAGCACAAGAGATTCTcataaagcaaaaaaagatA GTTGGACACAAACTCTACTTTCTTTACCTCCTGATTTACCCAAGGATTTAGAGGAAGCTCTAAAGCCATACTTCACATTTACACAG GAGCAACAGCAAGTCGAAAATGATGAGGCTAATTTGAGCAATAGTTCTCTACGCAGAAAGTTGTTTTTCAATCACGATGATAATCTTGAAGATGATCAGTATAGTTTGATGTCACTTTCACCTGTACAATCCCACGGTTTAATGAAATTAGGTGTTACTTGTAGCCCCACTCAAAGTGGCATGCTCTTAGAAGGATTACCTCTGAAG aGAAGTTCACGAAAACTTGAGCGTGATCACGGTACACCAATAGCTAGCGCCAGTAATTTATCACCTCCGAGTATCTCTCCAATTGGtaacaataatagtaacatCTCATGTCAAAGTATCAGATCTCGAGTATCTCGTTCTGTGGCTAGGCTAGATTTTACGACTGACATGAGCATCGAGGCTTCTGTGACTGAAGAGAAAAAGACTGACAAAGATGACGAGCATAATGATTCAATGTTTAGTTATCGGTCAACTTTAG GTACTTCTATGCTGTGCACCAAATTGAGTAGCTCTACTGAAGACATAGATAAATTTGTAGAACcgcagaaattgaaaaatcagacAAAACCGAATGAAACTATCGAGATGATACTATTAGGGGATGAGACAACACAAGTTGAATATGAAGATCGAATTACGGAAGATTCCTCTCTCACTCATCGTCAGCAAAAGGAAACTGTGAATCGTTTAAAGTTAGCTGCGGATTGGTGCAAATTGCATTCCAACGAGAGTTATGCGTATCAGAACAACACATTTGCAGGAATTTCAGGGCAGCAAAGTACTTTTAATTTTGCTCAAGATACTGGTTATCAAACTCAAAGTATGAATAGTTCCAGTATGCACGAAAATGCCAATGCTTCTCCAATTAAAAGCAACATCCGATGGGACGAAAGAATTTTGACACATGATGACGAAATGCACATGTCCGATTGGAAAAGAAACATACAAAACATATACAGTTCAACTCCGTCAAAGAATCAAAGCAGAGACAATTGA
- the LOC107220332 gene encoding uncharacterized protein LOC107220332 isoform X1 has product MEQVQWSTPNKSDINRHVSPIESPRSLRTPVKQYESKHKQTAYQNSTGGFTVLPNHITPPSGITKFIAKNPFEANLTNRLHLSVISPTVFTQVSSPGQDSPNFMWSVEELALIKPARIEESPVQQFHCSDPEIEIKAQAAIDKFFRENKIFPSPWDSKRKDLKKIEISTPTRPQEDLNSTRDSHKAKKDIHLLTGWTQTLLSLPPDLPKDLEEALKPYFTFTQEQQQVENDEANLSNSSLRRKLFFNHDDNLEDDQYSLMSLSPVQSHGLMKLGVTCSPTQSGMLLEGLPLKRSSRKLERDHGTPIASASNLSPPSISPIGNNNSNISCQSIRSRVSRSVARLDFTTDMSIEASVTEEKKTDKDDEHNDSMFSYRSTLGTSMLCTKLSSSTEDIDKFVEPQKLKNQTKPNETIEMILLGDETTQVEYEDRITEDSSLTHRQQKETVNRLKLAADWCKLHSNESYAYQNNTFAGISGQQSTFNFAQDTGYQTQSMNSSSMHENANASPIKSNIRWDERILTHDDEMHMSDWKRNIQNIYSSTPSKNQSRDN; this is encoded by the exons ATGGAGCAAGTGCAATGGTCAACGCCAAATAAAAGTGATATAAATCGACACGTGTCGCCAATAGAAAGTCCCCGTAGTCTGAGGACTCCTGTAAAACAATATGAGTCTAAACATAAACAAACTGCATATCAGAATAGCACTGGTGGTTTTACTGTTTTGCCAAATCACATTACTCCACCGTCTGGGATCACAAAGTTCATAGCAAAGAACCCGTTCGAAGCAAACCTCACTAATAGGCTACATTTATCTGTGATTAGTCCCACCGTGTTTACTCAG GTTTCTAGTCCGGGACAAGACTCGCCCAATTTCATGTGGAGCGTTGAAGAACTGGCTCTTATTAAACCAGCTCGGATAGAAGAATCTCCTGTTCAACAATTCCATTGTTCAGATCCTGAGATTGAGATTAAAGCGCAGGCTGctattgataaattttttcgtgaaaacaaaatattccCAAGTCCATGGGATTCCAAGCGGAAAGACttgaaaaagattgaaatttcgaCACCCACAAGGCCTCAAGAAGACTTGAACAGCACAAGAGATTCTcataaagcaaaaaaagatA TTCATTTACTTACAGGTTGGACACAAACTCTACTTTCTTTACCTCCTGATTTACCCAAGGATTTAGAGGAAGCTCTAAAGCCATACTTCACATTTACACAG GAGCAACAGCAAGTCGAAAATGATGAGGCTAATTTGAGCAATAGTTCTCTACGCAGAAAGTTGTTTTTCAATCACGATGATAATCTTGAAGATGATCAGTATAGTTTGATGTCACTTTCACCTGTACAATCCCACGGTTTAATGAAATTAGGTGTTACTTGTAGCCCCACTCAAAGTGGCATGCTCTTAGAAGGATTACCTCTGAAG aGAAGTTCACGAAAACTTGAGCGTGATCACGGTACACCAATAGCTAGCGCCAGTAATTTATCACCTCCGAGTATCTCTCCAATTGGtaacaataatagtaacatCTCATGTCAAAGTATCAGATCTCGAGTATCTCGTTCTGTGGCTAGGCTAGATTTTACGACTGACATGAGCATCGAGGCTTCTGTGACTGAAGAGAAAAAGACTGACAAAGATGACGAGCATAATGATTCAATGTTTAGTTATCGGTCAACTTTAG GTACTTCTATGCTGTGCACCAAATTGAGTAGCTCTACTGAAGACATAGATAAATTTGTAGAACcgcagaaattgaaaaatcagacAAAACCGAATGAAACTATCGAGATGATACTATTAGGGGATGAGACAACACAAGTTGAATATGAAGATCGAATTACGGAAGATTCCTCTCTCACTCATCGTCAGCAAAAGGAAACTGTGAATCGTTTAAAGTTAGCTGCGGATTGGTGCAAATTGCATTCCAACGAGAGTTATGCGTATCAGAACAACACATTTGCAGGAATTTCAGGGCAGCAAAGTACTTTTAATTTTGCTCAAGATACTGGTTATCAAACTCAAAGTATGAATAGTTCCAGTATGCACGAAAATGCCAATGCTTCTCCAATTAAAAGCAACATCCGATGGGACGAAAGAATTTTGACACATGATGACGAAATGCACATGTCCGATTGGAAAAGAAACATACAAAACATATACAGTTCAACTCCGTCAAAGAATCAAAGCAGAGACAATTGA